The Desulfomicrobium orale DSM 12838 genome includes a window with the following:
- a CDS encoding GspH/FimT family pseudopilin, which yields MLSPASPPLPQKNSPEVGVTLVEVLVVIGILSILAVVSGTWLFRHADRADLKRATRNLVSSLHAARIEAIKENRPMEVRITDMGWSVVRQADNATLRTFSLAGFRTPIDVNTNSKNKYVFTGKGRPIAVDGTLPNGSINMTSPGSRMNISVGISGNIRVQ from the coding sequence ATGCTCTCTCCAGCTTCTCCTCCCTTGCCACAAAAAAACTCTCCGGAAGTGGGCGTGACTCTTGTAGAAGTGCTCGTTGTTATTGGAATCCTTTCTATTCTGGCCGTTGTCTCTGGAACGTGGCTCTTCCGCCACGCTGACCGCGCTGACCTTAAGCGAGCGACGCGCAATCTGGTTTCCTCTTTGCACGCTGCCCGCATTGAAGCGATCAAAGAAAACAGGCCAATGGAAGTCCGCATTACCGACATGGGGTGGTCGGTTGTCCGTCAAGCCGACAATGCAACCCTTCGGACGTTTTCTCTGGCAGGATTTCGTACACCCATTGATGTCAATACCAACAGTAAAAACAAATATGTTTTCACAGGCAAGGGAAGGCCAATCGCTGTTGATGGCACTCTCCCGAACGGAAGCATAAACATGACTTCACCTGGTTCGCGAATGAATATCTCCGTAGGTATATCTGGAAACATCCGGGTCCAATAA
- a CDS encoding HPP family protein: MLLRKRVWDIMREEYASVDEDTSLAEAVQAMHDLRARQPDTNFILVFTRDGRFLGILSMWNLIQGMGPCLLKEPEPEDREVDWDKAFGTACRGCAQMRISEWVQTDVPVLKANDPLARGLEVLLDYRRGRAVVEEGGRIIGVVTVADLFREISRALA; this comes from the coding sequence ATGCTACTGCGGAAAAGAGTCTGGGATATCATGCGGGAAGAATATGCCTCCGTGGATGAGGACACGAGTCTGGCCGAGGCCGTCCAGGCCATGCACGATCTCCGGGCCAGACAGCCCGATACCAACTTCATTCTGGTATTTACCCGGGACGGACGCTTCCTCGGCATTCTGAGCATGTGGAATCTCATTCAGGGTATGGGGCCATGCCTGCTCAAGGAACCCGAGCCCGAAGACCGGGAAGTGGACTGGGACAAGGCCTTTGGAACGGCATGCCGGGGCTGCGCCCAGATGCGAATCAGTGAATGGGTGCAGACCGATGTCCCGGTCCTCAAGGCCAACGATCCGCTGGCCAGAGGACTGGAGGTTCTGCTGGATTACCGCCGGGGCCGGGCCGTGGTGGAAGAAGGCGGGCGGATCATCGGCGTGGTCACCGTGGCTGATCTGTTCCGGGAAATCTCCAGGGCTCTGGCTTGA
- a CDS encoding HD domain-containing protein has product MTSIRKSLLQLVFSGSFMKRWNDKMRPMELVEVDKQAHKMIVAWLLYELNSRNLAQEEKSRLGEDIVRGGIFDYLYRLVITDIKPPIFYQIKANPAHHQQLTEWVLRELRPRVQPLGRGFWENMEAHFAAQVRGAGTLASHILDAAHLFASRWEFHLIRDLNPWDEEMTEIEKTFRNGLENHLDLQGIRELLDGAGSGLGKFANMCGQLRFQKRWSQTPRIPETSVLGHMFIVACFAYFFSIAVSACPARRHNNFYAGLFHDVPELLTRDIISPVKVSVQGIGELIREYEGRELDRRLFAILADPSYADLLARLKYFLGVDVGSEFESTIIQDGAARIVSWEQLQGQYNQDRFCPKDGRMLKICDHLAAFLEAYTALANGIDNAHLQQALWRIRNMYQNEALTEDLHIGALLADFE; this is encoded by the coding sequence GTGACCAGCATACGCAAGAGTCTGTTGCAGCTCGTTTTTTCCGGCAGTTTCATGAAACGGTGGAACGACAAGATGCGCCCCATGGAGCTGGTGGAAGTGGACAAGCAGGCGCACAAGATGATCGTGGCCTGGCTGCTGTACGAGCTCAATTCCAGGAATCTGGCCCAGGAAGAAAAATCCCGTCTGGGCGAGGACATCGTGCGCGGCGGCATTTTCGACTACCTCTACCGTCTGGTCATCACGGACATCAAGCCGCCCATTTTTTACCAGATCAAGGCCAATCCGGCGCATCACCAGCAGTTGACCGAATGGGTGCTGCGGGAGCTCCGGCCGCGCGTGCAGCCGTTGGGGCGCGGATTCTGGGAAAACATGGAGGCGCATTTCGCCGCCCAGGTGCGCGGTGCGGGGACGCTGGCCTCGCACATTCTGGACGCGGCACATCTGTTCGCCAGCCGCTGGGAATTCCATCTCATTCGGGATCTGAACCCCTGGGACGAGGAGATGACCGAAATCGAAAAGACTTTCCGGAACGGTCTGGAAAATCACCTCGACCTGCAGGGCATCCGGGAGCTTCTCGACGGCGCGGGCTCGGGACTGGGAAAATTCGCCAACATGTGCGGGCAGCTCCGGTTTCAGAAACGCTGGTCCCAGACGCCGCGTATTCCCGAAACATCGGTCTTGGGGCACATGTTCATCGTGGCCTGCTTCGCCTACTTCTTCAGCATCGCCGTGAGCGCCTGCCCCGCGCGGCGACACAATAATTTCTACGCGGGGCTTTTCCATGACGTGCCGGAGCTTCTGACCCGGGACATCATTTCTCCGGTCAAGGTGTCGGTACAGGGCATAGGCGAACTCATCCGCGAGTATGAAGGCCGGGAACTGGACCGGCGTCTGTTCGCCATTCTGGCCGATCCTTCATACGCGGATCTGCTGGCGCGGCTGAAATATTTTCTGGGAGTCGATGTGGGCTCAGAGTTCGAATCGACCATCATTCAGGACGGCGCGGCCCGCATCGTCAGCTGGGAGCAACTCCAGGGACAGTACAACCAGGACCGCTTCTGCCCAAAGGACGGCCGGATGCTCAAAATCTGCGACCACCTGGCCGCATTTCTGGAAGCGTACACGGCCTTGGCAAACGGTATCGACAACGCCCATCTGCAACAGGCCCTGTGGCGCATCCGCAATATGTATCAGAACGAGGCCCTGACCGAGGACCTGCACATCGGAGCGCTGCTGGCGGATTTTGAATAG
- the rplM gene encoding 50S ribosomal protein L13 — protein MKTYSPKASELTRKWYVVDAKDKVLGRLASEIALRLRGKHKAEFAPHMDNGDFVIVINADKIKVTGQKLSRKVYYRHTGHIGGLKETTLAELMAKKPGQAITKAVRGMLPKSALGYQLITKLKVYAGPEHPHQAQQPEVLDI, from the coding sequence ATGAAAACATATAGTCCCAAAGCAAGCGAACTGACCCGTAAATGGTACGTCGTGGACGCCAAGGACAAGGTCCTGGGCCGGCTCGCCTCGGAAATCGCCCTGCGCCTCCGGGGAAAGCATAAGGCGGAATTTGCTCCGCACATGGATAACGGGGATTTCGTCATCGTCATCAATGCGGACAAGATCAAGGTCACGGGACAGAAGCTCTCGCGGAAAGTCTACTACCGGCACACAGGTCATATCGGCGGCCTCAAGGAAACCACCCTGGCGGAACTGATGGCCAAAAAGCCCGGACAGGCCATCACCAAGGCTGTGCGGGGCATGCTGCCCAAAAGTGCCTTGGGATACCAGCTCATCACCAAGCTGAAGGTCTATGCCGGCCCGGAACATCCTCACCAGGCGCAGCAGCCTGAAGTGCTGGACATCTAA
- the rpsI gene encoding 30S ribosomal protein S9 gives MSQDFFYGTGKRKTSVSRTRLYKGTGSITINGRELASYFPRATLQMIIRQPLKLTKTLEKFNIACRVTGGGLSGQAQAVRHGISRALLEFDPELRGVLKRAGFLTRDSRIKERKKYGQRAARARFQYSKR, from the coding sequence ATGAGTCAAGATTTCTTTTACGGCACCGGGAAAAGAAAGACATCCGTATCCCGGACCAGACTGTACAAGGGCACCGGAAGCATCACCATCAACGGGCGGGAGCTGGCCAGCTACTTTCCCCGGGCCACCCTGCAGATGATTATCCGCCAGCCCCTCAAGCTGACCAAGACTCTGGAGAAATTCAACATCGCCTGTCGTGTTACTGGCGGTGGTCTGTCCGGTCAGGCTCAGGCTGTACGGCACGGCATCAGCCGAGCCCTGCTGGAATTCGATCCGGAGTTGCGCGGCGTACTGAAACGTGCCGGTTTCCTGACCCGGGATTCCCGCATCAAGGAAAGGAAGAAGTACGGCCAGCGCGCCGCCCGTGCCCGCTTCCAGTACTCCAAGCGTTAA
- a CDS encoding radical SAM protein — MAARKVSPVMVFADENGNIYDDPELLMLVRRGRELALPRPDELIPLPEGSDLYLLPRRRALGLNPATGVAEAPGEQAVAAFVCPAYTLSATAAYVAEEGAPKLPLFAYGAVGFADGRFWVAATRVDKDRRQVFAHVPPERIERGAHDLLKRYPQNRLIQHLARCALTFCCPAAKNLALGRYEAPLPTARTCNARCFGCISLQPESSGFPASQNRIGFTPTAGEIAEIMTLHARRAKNPVLSFGQGCEGEPLTEAGLIAEAIELFRNGGGRGTVNINTNASRPEVLPDLARAGLDSIRVSLNSASETCYNRYYRPQGYTFTDVRESIATAKQSGLFVSLNYLFFPGLNDTEGELEALTELISSTRPDYIQMRNLSLDPELYLNLMETSAEACMGLGNFMKRLGRACPWLKFGYFNPYLENGVPQLWT, encoded by the coding sequence GTGGCCGCCCGAAAAGTCAGCCCGGTCATGGTGTTCGCCGATGAAAACGGCAATATTTACGACGACCCCGAACTGCTGATGCTGGTCCGGCGGGGCCGGGAGCTGGCTTTGCCCCGGCCGGATGAACTCATCCCTCTACCCGAGGGCAGTGATCTGTATCTGCTCCCCCGGCGGCGCGCGCTGGGTCTCAATCCAGCAACAGGCGTGGCGGAGGCTCCGGGAGAGCAGGCCGTGGCAGCTTTTGTCTGTCCGGCCTACACCTTGTCCGCCACAGCGGCATACGTGGCAGAAGAGGGTGCGCCCAAACTGCCTCTTTTCGCTTATGGAGCCGTAGGATTTGCCGATGGCCGCTTCTGGGTGGCCGCCACCCGCGTGGACAAGGATCGCCGCCAGGTCTTTGCTCATGTTCCGCCGGAACGCATTGAACGCGGTGCGCACGATCTGCTAAAGCGCTATCCGCAGAACCGGCTCATCCAGCATCTGGCCCGCTGCGCTCTGACCTTCTGCTGTCCGGCGGCCAAAAATCTGGCTCTGGGCCGGTATGAAGCACCCCTGCCCACGGCCAGAACCTGCAACGCCCGCTGCTTCGGCTGCATTTCCCTGCAGCCTGAGAGTTCCGGCTTTCCCGCATCTCAGAACAGAATCGGCTTCACACCCACGGCCGGTGAAATTGCCGAAATCATGACTCTGCACGCGCGGCGGGCCAAAAATCCGGTCCTTTCCTTCGGGCAGGGCTGCGAGGGAGAGCCATTGACCGAAGCGGGGCTCATCGCTGAAGCCATTGAACTTTTCCGCAACGGCGGTGGCCGGGGCACGGTGAATATCAACACCAATGCGAGCCGGCCGGAAGTTCTTCCCGACCTGGCCCGGGCTGGCCTGGACTCCATCAGGGTCAGCCTGAACAGCGCCAGCGAGACCTGTTACAACCGCTATTACCGGCCCCAAGGATACACCTTTACCGACGTGCGCGAGTCCATTGCCACGGCCAAGCAAAGCGGACTGTTCGTGTCTCTCAATTATCTTTTTTTTCCCGGCTTGAACGACACGGAGGGCGAACTGGAAGCTTTGACGGAACTGATCTCGTCCACCCGTCCAGACTACATTCAAATGCGCAATCTGAGTCTGGATCCGGAACTCTATCTGAACCTGATGGAGACTTCCGCGGAAGCCTGCATGGGACTTGGAAATTTTATGAAACGCCTGGGTAGAGCCTGCCCCTGGCTCAAGTTCGGATATTTCAATCCGTACCTGGAAAACGGCGTCCCGCAACTCTGGACATAA
- a CDS encoding IS3 family transposase (programmed frameshift), translating into MSKRKNHAPAFKAKVALTALSGEKTIAGLSSEFGVHQTLIHKWVRQLKESAAGIFAGEIKTEEVRREKQLQMLHAKIGQLTVERDFSRSLGEAVSVSRRQSMVNSGHVKLNVVRQCILLKVARSSLYYKRAGESAINLTVMQEIDRAFAEWPFLGVRQMRRYMVSLGYNAGRKRVRRLMRLMGLMAVYQKPKTSVPNPEHKHYPYLLRDLTIDRSNQVWCADITCIPMRKGFLYLVAIMDWHSRKVLSWRLSNTMDTDFCASALEEAVAKYGKPDIFNTDQGSQFTSFAFTTILRDKGIRISMDGRGRWLDNVFIERLWRSRKYENVYLNAYETGSEARTGIGRWIDFYNQTRPHSSLGGRSPERCYHEGLLKAA; encoded by the exons ATGTCCAAGCGAAAGAACCACGCTCCGGCTTTCAAGGCCAAAGTGGCCCTGACCGCCCTTTCCGGCGAGAAAACCATTGCCGGACTCAGTTCCGAGTTCGGCGTTCATCAGACGCTCATCCACAAGTGGGTAAGGCAGCTCAAGGAATCGGCTGCGGGCATCTTTGCCGGTGAAATCAAGACCGAAGAGGTCAGGAGAGAAAAACAGCTCCAGATGCTTCATGCTAAAATCGGTCAGCTTACCGTGGAACGAGAT TTCAGCCGAAGCCTGGGGGAAGCGGTGAGCGTCTCCCGCAGGCAAAGCATGGTCAATTCGGGCCATGTGAAGCTCAACGTTGTCCGGCAGTGTATTCTGCTCAAAGTCGCCCGTTCCAGCCTGTATTACAAAAGAGCCGGAGAATCGGCCATAAACCTCACAGTAATGCAGGAAATCGACCGTGCTTTCGCGGAATGGCCGTTTCTTGGAGTGCGCCAGATGCGTCGTTACATGGTGTCGCTGGGATATAACGCTGGCAGAAAGCGCGTCCGCCGTCTGATGCGGTTGATGGGTCTCATGGCGGTGTACCAGAAGCCGAAAACCAGTGTTCCGAACCCGGAACACAAACACTATCCCTACCTGTTGCGCGACTTGACCATAGATCGGAGCAATCAGGTCTGGTGTGCGGATATTACCTGCATCCCCATGCGCAAAGGTTTTCTCTATCTGGTGGCCATCATGGACTGGCACAGCCGCAAAGTGCTGTCCTGGCGGCTCTCAAACACCATGGACACGGATTTTTGCGCCTCGGCTCTGGAAGAGGCCGTGGCGAAATATGGCAAACCCGATATCTTCAACACCGACCAGGGCAGTCAGTTTACCAGCTTTGCCTTTACCACCATCCTGCGAGATAAGGGAATCCGCATTTCCATGGACGGCCGGGGCCGCTGGCTGGACAACGTATTTATCGAACGCCTCTGGCGCTCACGCAAATACGAGAACGTGTACCTGAACGCTTACGAAACTGGCTCGGAAGCCCGCACCGGCATCGGCAGATGGATCGACTTTTACAACCAGACTCGGCCTCACAGCAGTTTGGGCGGGAGAAGCCCGGAGCGTTGTTACCATGAAGGGCTGTTAAAGGCAGCATGA
- a CDS encoding Dyp-type peroxidase: MKPQDVTNGPGEHAIFMVFGLRDEKGALNQVKGMCADFPVVARSLRTRLPASAVSCVMGFGSEAWDRLFPGRGKPKELEVFREIRGAKHTAVSTPGDLFFHIRAARMDVCHEAASIISAKLRGAVSHIDEVHGFRYFDGRAIIGFVDGTENPEDEERFASAVIGEEDVSFAGGSYAFVQKYMHDMEAWNALSTEEQEQAIGRRKFDDVELGDEEKPENAHNAVTNIEDADGNELKIVRANMPFSNPAKGEFGTYFIGYAGTFSTTRKMLENMFIGEPEGNTDRLLDFSTAVTGTLFFVPSMEMLEELGEED; this comes from the coding sequence ATGAAACCTCAGGATGTCACCAACGGGCCGGGCGAGCACGCCATTTTCATGGTTTTCGGCTTGCGGGACGAAAAGGGCGCACTGAATCAGGTGAAGGGGATGTGCGCCGATTTCCCGGTTGTGGCCAGGAGCCTGCGTACACGTCTGCCCGCCTCGGCCGTCAGCTGTGTTATGGGATTCGGTTCGGAGGCGTGGGACAGGCTTTTTCCCGGACGAGGGAAGCCGAAAGAACTGGAAGTGTTCCGGGAAATACGGGGGGCGAAACACACGGCGGTCTCCACACCGGGCGATCTTTTCTTTCATATCCGGGCCGCCAGAATGGATGTCTGCCACGAGGCCGCATCCATAATCAGCGCCAAGCTCCGGGGGGCGGTCAGTCACATCGATGAAGTACACGGCTTCCGTTATTTCGACGGCCGGGCCATCATCGGTTTCGTGGACGGCACGGAAAACCCGGAAGACGAGGAGCGCTTCGCGTCCGCCGTCATCGGCGAAGAAGATGTTTCTTTCGCGGGAGGCAGTTACGCCTTCGTACAGAAATACATGCACGATATGGAGGCCTGGAATGCCCTGTCCACGGAAGAACAGGAGCAGGCCATCGGCAGAAGAAAATTCGATGATGTGGAACTGGGCGACGAGGAGAAACCCGAAAATGCACATAATGCGGTGACCAACATCGAGGACGCGGACGGGAACGAGCTCAAAATAGTCCGGGCCAACATGCCGTTTTCCAATCCTGCCAAAGGGGAGTTCGGCACCTATTTTATCGGATACGCGGGCACTTTTTCCACCACGCGCAAGATGTTGGAAAATATGTTCATAGGCGAGCCGGAGGGCAATACCGACCGCCTGCTCGATTTCAGCACCGCGGTCACCGGAACGCTTTTCTTTGTACCGTCAATGGAAATGCTGGAAGAGCTGGGCGAGGAGGACTGA
- a CDS encoding DnaJ family domain-containing protein gives MNILAELAERAILDAQRQGVFDGLAGQGRPLPPEEGPLVPEHLRMAYTVLKNAGYVPEEIQAQKDIHSLIECLERETDESRKVRQIRKIDMLMTTARIRFGGLLLEENEAYFRKVVARMSLNETQS, from the coding sequence ATGAACATTCTGGCGGAACTGGCCGAACGGGCCATTCTCGACGCTCAGCGCCAGGGGGTGTTCGACGGCCTTGCCGGCCAGGGCCGCCCTCTGCCGCCGGAAGAGGGCCCCCTTGTACCGGAACATCTGCGCATGGCCTACACTGTCCTTAAAAACGCGGGATATGTGCCCGAAGAAATCCAGGCCCAGAAGGATATCCATTCCCTGATCGAATGCCTGGAACGGGAGACGGACGAATCCCGGAAAGTACGCCAGATCCGCAAAATCGACATGCTCATGACCACGGCCAGAATCCGTTTCGGCGGGCTTCTGCTGGAAGAAAACGAAGCCTACTTCCGCAAGGTCGTGGCCCGCATGTCCCTGAACGAAACGCAATCATGA
- a CDS encoding TlpA family protein disulfide reductase has protein sequence MKLRNILSLLLLTLILSTPAMAAGVKQIGIKELHTLTEASKGKVLIINYWATWCGPCVQEFPGLVALRNQFSEDDLTIIGISVDNNVRPVENFITRYKANFPIYLDNREISAMLSISSIPRTVIYDRSGKKVLDHLGIISEDSFRHVVQELL, from the coding sequence ATGAAGCTACGTAATATACTTTCTCTCCTTCTGCTGACCCTGATCCTGTCCACTCCGGCCATGGCCGCAGGCGTAAAGCAGATCGGCATCAAAGAACTGCACACTCTGACCGAAGCCAGCAAGGGAAAAGTGCTCATCATCAATTACTGGGCCACCTGGTGCGGCCCCTGCGTGCAGGAATTTCCGGGACTCGTCGCCCTGAGGAACCAGTTTTCGGAAGACGATCTGACAATCATCGGCATCTCCGTGGACAACAATGTCCGGCCCGTAGAAAACTTCATCACCCGGTACAAGGCCAATTTCCCCATTTACCTGGACAACCGGGAAATAAGCGCCATGCTGTCCATCAGCTCCATCCCCAGAACCGTCATTTACGACCGCAGTGGAAAAAAAGTGCTGGACCACCTGGGAATCATTTCCGAGGACAGCTTCCGCCACGTGGTTCAGGAACTCCTGTAA
- the aroL gene encoding shikimate kinase AroL produces the protein MNRFISKKVTVEEPDATMIFRPGQFRRAPFRLEEKNIYLVGMRASGKTTVGKALAAVFGCDFTDTDVMIVKTAGESIDSLVARHGWERFREMEKQALSEAAGLPGKVVGTGGGAVLAEENRRQMEKTGVIFYLAADAALLVRRLLADPQSAQRPALTALELHDEVVAVMSEREPLYMACMDHMLQAHREVDQLVDDILVALGLREWDYTQKERILDRY, from the coding sequence ATGAACAGGTTCATCAGTAAAAAAGTGACGGTGGAGGAGCCGGACGCGACCATGATTTTTCGTCCGGGACAATTCAGGCGCGCACCGTTTCGTTTGGAAGAGAAGAATATCTATCTCGTCGGCATGCGGGCCAGCGGCAAGACCACGGTGGGAAAGGCTTTGGCCGCCGTCTTTGGATGCGATTTCACGGATACGGACGTGATGATCGTGAAGACGGCCGGGGAGAGCATTGATTCCCTTGTCGCCCGGCACGGCTGGGAGCGTTTCCGGGAAATGGAAAAACAGGCTCTGTCCGAGGCCGCCGGGCTGCCGGGCAAGGTCGTAGGCACGGGCGGCGGGGCTGTCCTGGCGGAAGAAAATCGCCGGCAGATGGAGAAAACAGGCGTTATTTTTTATCTGGCCGCCGACGCGGCTCTCCTGGTCCGGCGGCTTCTGGCCGATCCGCAGTCGGCGCAGCGTCCGGCCCTGACCGCGCTGGAGCTTCATGACGAAGTGGTCGCGGTCATGTCCGAACGCGAACCTTTATACATGGCCTGCATGGATCACATGTTGCAAGCGCACCGGGAGGTGGATCAGCTGGTCGACGATATTCTGGTGGCTCTTGGGCTCAGGGAATGGGATTATACCCAGAAGGAACGGATTCTTGACCGCTACTGA
- a CDS encoding 4Fe-4S binding protein, whose amino-acid sequence MSTIARILLFLCGMVTAAHFLRSGGPWLALAALLPPAAAFFPRLLPRPLLVLGALAATALWTSLTAHLIQWRVLTQEPWMRLAAILGTVCLAHAALTALLMRRGEADSMNGAAWVRTAAFILTAAILTLARHKAPVPLLLGERFFPASGPFWTVCFALYAGILAEWLLGPQSARARSLAWTFFSLVFFVQLALGLAGWSRFLMTGTLHLPVPALILSGPLYRGEGFFMLILFGASLLLLGSAWCSHLCYFGAWDDRLSRLAAGKPRPLPGWTCRLRAAMLVLAILVPLLLSYSGASGSTALGAAAAFGLAGILVMLLYSRRNGVMTHCTVWCPVGLVANLAGRMLPWRVRMDDGCTRCGACVKACRYNALTPADLDAGRPGLSCSLCGDCLSRCPHGFLRYKLFGFSADNSRRIFVALAAALHAAFLAVARI is encoded by the coding sequence ATGAGCACGATCGCGCGAATACTTCTCTTTCTGTGCGGCATGGTCACGGCGGCGCACTTCCTGCGCTCCGGCGGTCCGTGGCTGGCCCTGGCGGCCCTTCTTCCCCCGGCCGCCGCATTTTTCCCGCGTCTTCTGCCCCGGCCGCTCCTCGTTCTGGGCGCCCTGGCCGCAACCGCCCTCTGGACCAGTCTGACTGCGCACCTGATTCAGTGGCGTGTCCTGACGCAAGAGCCCTGGATGCGCCTGGCCGCCATTCTGGGAACGGTCTGTCTGGCCCATGCCGCCCTGACCGCCCTGCTGATGCGGCGCGGCGAGGCAGACAGCATGAACGGCGCAGCCTGGGTCCGGACAGCCGCCTTCATACTCACTGCCGCCATACTGACCCTGGCCCGGCACAAAGCTCCCGTGCCGCTGCTGCTCGGAGAACGCTTCTTTCCCGCGTCCGGCCCGTTCTGGACGGTCTGCTTCGCCCTTTACGCCGGCATTCTGGCCGAATGGCTCCTTGGGCCGCAGAGCGCACGCGCACGGTCGCTGGCCTGGACCTTCTTCTCTCTGGTCTTTTTCGTCCAGCTGGCCCTCGGCCTGGCCGGATGGTCCCGATTTCTCATGACCGGCACCCTGCACCTGCCCGTACCGGCCCTGATCCTGTCCGGCCCCCTGTACCGCGGCGAAGGCTTTTTCATGCTCATCCTGTTCGGCGCGTCCCTGCTTCTGCTGGGTTCGGCCTGGTGCAGCCATCTCTGCTATTTCGGAGCCTGGGACGACCGTCTGTCCCGGCTGGCCGCCGGAAAGCCGCGCCCGCTGCCCGGCTGGACCTGCCGTCTGCGCGCGGCGATGCTGGTTCTGGCCATCCTCGTTCCCCTTCTGCTCAGCTATTCCGGCGCCTCGGGTTCGACGGCCCTCGGCGCGGCGGCGGCCTTCGGTCTGGCCGGAATACTGGTCATGCTCCTTTACTCCAGACGAAACGGCGTCATGACTCACTGCACGGTCTGGTGTCCCGTGGGTCTTGTGGCCAATCTGGCGGGCCGGATGCTGCCCTGGCGGGTCCGCATGGATGACGGATGCACGCGCTGCGGCGCCTGCGTCAAAGCCTGCCGGTACAACGCCCTGACCCCGGCCGATCTCGATGCCGGACGGCCCGGCCTGTCCTGCTCGCTATGCGGAGACTGCCTGTCCAGATGCCCTCACGGATTCCTGCGATATAAACTTTTCGGATTCTCCGCGGATAATTCCCGGCGGATTTTCGTCGCTCTGGCGGCGGCCCTGCATGCCGCGTTTCTGGCTGTAGCCCGCATCTGA
- a CDS encoding 4Fe-4S binding protein, with amino-acid sequence MHASAIKTCQTSCPRAVFTAELSAKLEATVAASGWPDFLLKRYAASRRHHHFRIAAASCANGCAQPHIADFGLIATARLSVHPEKCTACRQCLSACAENALKLDQGIRLDTARCLGCAACVRVCPVSALEMSEQGYRVLLGGKLGRHPRLAHELGFFSEKDALRILSATLAVLMGRYRAGQRLGDLIRDMGQENFDRLVRP; translated from the coding sequence ATGCACGCGTCCGCCATCAAGACCTGCCAGACCTCATGCCCCCGCGCCGTGTTCACGGCGGAGCTCTCCGCCAAACTGGAAGCGACCGTGGCCGCCAGCGGCTGGCCCGATTTTCTGCTCAAGCGGTACGCGGCTTCACGCCGCCATCACCACTTCCGCATCGCCGCCGCATCCTGCGCCAACGGCTGCGCCCAGCCCCATATCGCGGACTTCGGGCTCATCGCCACAGCCCGGCTCAGCGTACACCCGGAGAAATGCACAGCCTGCCGGCAATGCCTGTCAGCCTGCGCCGAAAACGCCCTGAAGCTGGATCAGGGCATCCGGCTCGACACGGCCCGGTGTCTGGGCTGCGCGGCCTGCGTCCGGGTCTGTCCGGTATCGGCGCTTGAGATGAGCGAGCAGGGCTACCGTGTACTGCTTGGCGGCAAACTGGGGCGCCATCCACGCCTGGCCCACGAGCTGGGATTTTTCTCCGAAAAGGACGCCCTGCGCATCCTGTCCGCAACACTGGCCGTTCTCATGGGCCGGTACAGGGCGGGCCAGCGGCTGGGCGACCTGATCCGCGACATGGGCCAAGAAAACTTCGACCGCCTGGTCCGGCCATGA
- a CDS encoding pancreas/duodenum homeobox protein 1, whose protein sequence is MTDPTQIFTPDYLDEIFPLEKSDAFFEAMYGDAAEGAYDIKLRFQAATPSELHFLLHLEQRPGKCLACNLTYGLPQVFSRHPLLAMGRLAGELAGKIGRTAASWSFSPTREISRTLHAVPFIITLG, encoded by the coding sequence ATGACCGATCCCACGCAGATTTTCACCCCGGACTATCTGGATGAAATCTTCCCTCTGGAAAAAAGCGACGCATTCTTCGAGGCCATGTACGGCGACGCGGCCGAAGGCGCCTACGACATCAAGCTCAGATTCCAGGCCGCAACACCCTCGGAGCTGCATTTTCTCCTGCATCTGGAGCAGCGTCCCGGGAAATGCCTGGCCTGCAACCTGACCTACGGCCTGCCCCAGGTTTTTTCCCGCCACCCGCTTCTGGCCATGGGCCGCCTTGCCGGTGAACTGGCCGGAAAAATCGGCCGTACCGCCGCGTCATGGTCCTTTTCACCCACCCGGGAGATTTCCAGAACACTGCACGCCGTGCCTTTCATCATCACTCTCGGCTGA
- a CDS encoding SlyX family protein, which translates to MQDKIDNLEITVFYLQKTVDDLNAVIVEQQKELRELGRMVKLLGKKLHEISVSRTEPPLDERPPHY; encoded by the coding sequence ATGCAGGACAAGATCGACAATCTTGAAATTACTGTTTTCTATTTGCAGAAAACGGTTGATGACCTGAATGCTGTCATCGTAGAACAACAAAAAGAACTCCGGGAACTGGGGCGGATGGTGAAACTTCTGGGGAAAAAGCTCCATGAAATATCCGTTTCGCGGACGGAGCCGCCCCTCGATGAGAGGCCGCCCCATTACTGA